In the genome of Danio rerio strain Tuebingen ecotype United States chromosome 23, GRCz12tu, whole genome shotgun sequence, one region contains:
- the iqsec1a gene encoding IQ motif and Sec7 domain ArfGEF 1a isoform X3 — translation MWCLQCNSEKTQSLLELELDSCVEGTVESSEPGPSVDTSIGYGRGPVTHSSSLSPDQSEGSLYSHSIQSGPQRPQRPKLQHSQSILRKQAEEEAIKRSRSLSESYELSTDLQDKKVEMLERKYGGRFITRHAARTIQTAFRHYQMNKNFERLRSSMSENRMSRRILLSNMRMQFSFEAPEKVHSSFFEGRQMSLMEESSHIGAMVQPGEKVPVILEAPETQNDLTDTITELEDTFSKQVKSLAESIDDALNCRSLHKEEIQPEQTVCELQQKRELPQPDEHHRLDEICDVTLFIDEEELSPLVQPSSAESDQHTQSVSASQEYWSMDANMDTSARSTPSLDYQSPKLCVDLPVLTIEPPSDSSADASDRSEQGLVQTQNVPKQTTAAPRANPKHGLPARVPSLSGEEEPLRHRQVVSHLATNGSRQSKSESDFSDGDNDSINSNSNSIDTINSESSSSQQNLSKQTYHKDTRNSWDSPASSSDIMRKRQYRIGLNLFNKKPEKGIQYLTERGFIPDTPVGVAHFLLQRKGLSRQMIGEFLGNRQKQFNRDVLDCVVDELDFSGMELDEALRKFQAQIRVQGEAQKVERLIEAFSQRYCICNHDVVRQFRNPDTIFILAFAIILLNTDMYSPNVKIERKMKLEDFVKNLRGVDDGEDIPREMLVGIYERIQKKELKTNEDHVSQVQKVEKLIVGKKQMGSLHHGLGCVLSQAHRRLVCYCRLFEVPDPNRLQKLGQHQREIFLFNDLLVVTKIFQKKKNSVTYSFRQSFSLYGMQVMLFENQFYPNGIRLTSAIPGADFKVLINFNAPNIQDRKRFISDLRESIAEVQEMEKYRIESELEKQKGVVRPSMSQSMSGLKKETGNGSMGRTSLDDSYAMGEGLKRSALSSSLRDLSEAGLHL, via the exons TGTGGAAGGGACTGTTGAAAGCAGTGAGCCTGGCCCTTCCGTGGACACCAGCATAGGATATGGCCGTGGGCCGGTCACTCACAGTTCTTCCTTGAGTCCGGACCAGTCCGAAGGATCTTTGTACAGCCACAGCATCCAAAGCGGCCCGCAGCGCCCTCAACGGCCCAAACTACAACACTCTCAGTCCATCCTGCGCAAGCAAGCAGAAGAAGAGGCCATCAAGCGCTCTCGCTCCCTCTCTGAAAGCTATGAGCTATCTACAGACCTTCAGGACAAGAAG gtGGAAATGCTTGAGCGGAAATATGGAGGCCGTTTCATAACCCGCCATGCTGCGCGCACCATCCAGACAGCTTTCCGGCATTACCAGATGAACAAGAACTTTGAGCGCCTCAGGAGTTCGATGTCCGAGAACCGCATGTCCCGCAGGATCCTGTTGTCCAACATGAGGATGCAGTTTTCCTTCGAGGCACCTGAGAAGGTCCACAGCTCCTTCTTTGAGGGCAGACAGATGTCTCTCATGGAGGAGAGCAGCCATATAGGAGCAATGGTGCAACCTGGAGAGAAGGTTCCTGTTATCCTGGAGGCTCCAGAAACTCAAAATGACTTGACAGACACAATAACGGAGCTAGAGGACACTTTCTCAAAGCAGGTAAAGTCGCTGGCTGAGTCAATCGACGATGCACTGAACTGCCGCAGTCTACACAAAGAGGAGATCCAGCCTGAGCAGACGGTTTGTGAGCTGCAGCAGAAACGGGAGCTTCCTCAGCCTGATGAGCACCACAGGCTGGACGAGATCTGTGATGTGACTCTGTTCATCGATGAGGAGGAGCTCTCTCCTTTGGTACAGCCATCCAGCGCAGAATCTGATCAGCACACTCAGTCCGTCAGCGCCTCACAGGAGTATTGGTCCATGGATGCTAACATGGACACAAGTGCCAGGAGCACTCCATCCCTCGATTACCAGAGTCCAAAGCTTTGTGTGGACTTGCCCGTGCTGACAATCGAGCCTCCCAGCGACAGCTCGGCAGATGCGAGTGATCGTTCGGAGCAGGGTTTGGTCCAGACTCAAAACGTTCCCAAACAGACCACAGCAGCACCACGGGCCAATCCCAAACACGGACTCCCTGCCAGAGTTCCCTCTCTTTCTGGTGAGGAAGAGCCACTGAGACACCGGCAGGTGGTGAGTCATCTGGCCACCAATGGCAGCCGGCAGAGCAAGTCAGAATCTGACTTTTCCGATGGAGACAATGACAGCATCAACAGCAACTCGAACTCTATTGACACAATCAACTCTGAGTCCTCTTCCAGTCAGCAGAACCTCAGCAAACAGACCTACCACAAAGACACTCGCAACAGCTGGGACTCTCCGGCCTCCAGCAGCGACATCATGCGCAAGAGACAATACCGCATTGGTCTCAACCTCTTTAACAA AAAGCCAGAGAAGGGCATTCAGTACCTGACAGAGAGGGGCTTCATTCCCGACACGCCTGTGGGTGTGGCTCACTTCCTGCTCCAGCGGAAAGGCTTGAGTCGACAAATGATTGGGGAATTTCTCGGGAACAGACAGAAACAGTTCAACAGGGATGTTTTGGA ctGTGTGGTGGATGAGTTGGATTTCTCAGGGATGGAGCTGGATGAAGCTTTGCGGAAATTTCAGGCTCAAATCCGAGTTCAGGGGGAAGCACAGAAGGTGGAGCGTTTGATCGAGGCTTTCAG CCAGCGCTACTGCATCTGTAACCATGACGTGGTCCGCCAGTTCAGAAACCCCGACACCATCTTCATCTTGGCCTTCGCCATTATCCTTCTCAACACAGACATGTACAGCCCCAATGTCAAGATCGAACGCAAGATGAAGCTGGAGGACTTCGTCAAGAATCTACGag GGGTTGATGATGGAGAGGACATCCCACGGGAGATGCTGGTTGGCATTTATGAGAGGATCCAAAAGAAAGAGCTCAAAACCAATGAGGACCACGTGTCTCAGGTGCAGAAGGTGGAGAAACTCATTGTGGGCAAGAAGCAG ATGGGATCCCTTCACCATGGTCTTGGCTGT GTGCTGTCTCAGGCTCACCGCAGGCTCGTGTGCTACTGCAGACTGTTTGAGGTCCCAGATCCAAACAGGCTGCAAAAACTCGGGCAGCACCAGCGGGAAATCTTCCTGTTTAATGATCTTCTAGTG GTTACCAAGATCTTCCAAAAGAAGAAAAACTCAGTGACGTATAGTTTCCGGCAATCTTTCTCTCTGTACGGGATGCAAGTGATGCTCTTCGAGAACCAAT tttatccaAATGGCATCCGGCTGACGTCAGCCATTCCAGGTGCAGACTTCAAAGTCCTGATCAATTTCAATGCTCCCAACATTCAGGACCGCAAGAGATTCATCAGCGACCTGCGAGAATCCATCGCTGAGGTCCAGGAAATGGAGAAGTACCGAATAGAGT CCGAGCTGGAGAAACAGAAAGGAGTGGTCCGGCCCAGTATGTCTCAGAGCATGTCTGGCCTGAAGAAAGAGACGGGGAACGGCAGCATGGGCCGCACTAGTCTGGACGACTCTTACGCCATGGGGGAAGGACTGAAGCGCAGTGCACTCAGCAGCTCATTACGGGACCTTTCTGAAGCAG
- the iqsec1a gene encoding IQ motif and Sec7 domain ArfGEF 1a isoform X4, protein MGLLWKEIFLWTTLTPDCFDVEGTVESSEPGPSVDTSIGYGRGPVTHSSSLSPDQSEGSLYSHSIQSGPQRPQRPKLQHSQSILRKQAEEEAIKRSRSLSESYELSTDLQDKKVEMLERKYGGRFITRHAARTIQTAFRHYQMNKNFERLRSSMSENRMSRRILLSNMRMQFSFEAPEKVHSSFFEGRQMSLMEESSHIGAMVQPGEKVPVILEAPETQNDLTDTITELEDTFSKQVKSLAESIDDALNCRSLHKEEIQPEQTVCELQQKRELPQPDEHHRLDEICDVTLFIDEEELSPLVQPSSAESDQHTQSVSASQEYWSMDANMDTSARSTPSLDYQSPKLCVDLPVLTIEPPSDSSADASDRSEQGLVQTQNVPKQTTAAPRANPKHGLPARVPSLSGEEEPLRHRQVVSHLATNGSRQSKSESDFSDGDNDSINSNSNSIDTINSESSSSQQNLSKQTYHKDTRNSWDSPASSSDIMRKRQYRIGLNLFNKKPEKGIQYLTERGFIPDTPVGVAHFLLQRKGLSRQMIGEFLGNRQKQFNRDVLDCVVDELDFSGMELDEALRKFQAQIRVQGEAQKVERLIEAFSQRYCICNHDVVRQFRNPDTIFILAFAIILLNTDMYSPNVKIERKMKLEDFVKNLRGVDDGEDIPREMLVGIYERIQKKELKTNEDHVSQVQKVEKLIVGKKQMGSLHHGLGCVLSQAHRRLVCYCRLFEVPDPNRLQKLGQHQREIFLFNDLLVVTKIFQKKKNSVTYSFRQSFSLYGMQVMLFENQFYPNGIRLTSAIPGADFKVLINFNAPNIQDRKRFISDLRESIAEVQEMEKYRIESELEKQKGVVRPSMSQSMSGLKKETGNGSMGRTSLDDSYAMGEGLKRSALSSSLRDLSEAGLHL, encoded by the exons TGTGGAAGGGACTGTTGAAAGCAGTGAGCCTGGCCCTTCCGTGGACACCAGCATAGGATATGGCCGTGGGCCGGTCACTCACAGTTCTTCCTTGAGTCCGGACCAGTCCGAAGGATCTTTGTACAGCCACAGCATCCAAAGCGGCCCGCAGCGCCCTCAACGGCCCAAACTACAACACTCTCAGTCCATCCTGCGCAAGCAAGCAGAAGAAGAGGCCATCAAGCGCTCTCGCTCCCTCTCTGAAAGCTATGAGCTATCTACAGACCTTCAGGACAAGAAG gtGGAAATGCTTGAGCGGAAATATGGAGGCCGTTTCATAACCCGCCATGCTGCGCGCACCATCCAGACAGCTTTCCGGCATTACCAGATGAACAAGAACTTTGAGCGCCTCAGGAGTTCGATGTCCGAGAACCGCATGTCCCGCAGGATCCTGTTGTCCAACATGAGGATGCAGTTTTCCTTCGAGGCACCTGAGAAGGTCCACAGCTCCTTCTTTGAGGGCAGACAGATGTCTCTCATGGAGGAGAGCAGCCATATAGGAGCAATGGTGCAACCTGGAGAGAAGGTTCCTGTTATCCTGGAGGCTCCAGAAACTCAAAATGACTTGACAGACACAATAACGGAGCTAGAGGACACTTTCTCAAAGCAGGTAAAGTCGCTGGCTGAGTCAATCGACGATGCACTGAACTGCCGCAGTCTACACAAAGAGGAGATCCAGCCTGAGCAGACGGTTTGTGAGCTGCAGCAGAAACGGGAGCTTCCTCAGCCTGATGAGCACCACAGGCTGGACGAGATCTGTGATGTGACTCTGTTCATCGATGAGGAGGAGCTCTCTCCTTTGGTACAGCCATCCAGCGCAGAATCTGATCAGCACACTCAGTCCGTCAGCGCCTCACAGGAGTATTGGTCCATGGATGCTAACATGGACACAAGTGCCAGGAGCACTCCATCCCTCGATTACCAGAGTCCAAAGCTTTGTGTGGACTTGCCCGTGCTGACAATCGAGCCTCCCAGCGACAGCTCGGCAGATGCGAGTGATCGTTCGGAGCAGGGTTTGGTCCAGACTCAAAACGTTCCCAAACAGACCACAGCAGCACCACGGGCCAATCCCAAACACGGACTCCCTGCCAGAGTTCCCTCTCTTTCTGGTGAGGAAGAGCCACTGAGACACCGGCAGGTGGTGAGTCATCTGGCCACCAATGGCAGCCGGCAGAGCAAGTCAGAATCTGACTTTTCCGATGGAGACAATGACAGCATCAACAGCAACTCGAACTCTATTGACACAATCAACTCTGAGTCCTCTTCCAGTCAGCAGAACCTCAGCAAACAGACCTACCACAAAGACACTCGCAACAGCTGGGACTCTCCGGCCTCCAGCAGCGACATCATGCGCAAGAGACAATACCGCATTGGTCTCAACCTCTTTAACAA AAAGCCAGAGAAGGGCATTCAGTACCTGACAGAGAGGGGCTTCATTCCCGACACGCCTGTGGGTGTGGCTCACTTCCTGCTCCAGCGGAAAGGCTTGAGTCGACAAATGATTGGGGAATTTCTCGGGAACAGACAGAAACAGTTCAACAGGGATGTTTTGGA ctGTGTGGTGGATGAGTTGGATTTCTCAGGGATGGAGCTGGATGAAGCTTTGCGGAAATTTCAGGCTCAAATCCGAGTTCAGGGGGAAGCACAGAAGGTGGAGCGTTTGATCGAGGCTTTCAG CCAGCGCTACTGCATCTGTAACCATGACGTGGTCCGCCAGTTCAGAAACCCCGACACCATCTTCATCTTGGCCTTCGCCATTATCCTTCTCAACACAGACATGTACAGCCCCAATGTCAAGATCGAACGCAAGATGAAGCTGGAGGACTTCGTCAAGAATCTACGag GGGTTGATGATGGAGAGGACATCCCACGGGAGATGCTGGTTGGCATTTATGAGAGGATCCAAAAGAAAGAGCTCAAAACCAATGAGGACCACGTGTCTCAGGTGCAGAAGGTGGAGAAACTCATTGTGGGCAAGAAGCAG ATGGGATCCCTTCACCATGGTCTTGGCTGT GTGCTGTCTCAGGCTCACCGCAGGCTCGTGTGCTACTGCAGACTGTTTGAGGTCCCAGATCCAAACAGGCTGCAAAAACTCGGGCAGCACCAGCGGGAAATCTTCCTGTTTAATGATCTTCTAGTG GTTACCAAGATCTTCCAAAAGAAGAAAAACTCAGTGACGTATAGTTTCCGGCAATCTTTCTCTCTGTACGGGATGCAAGTGATGCTCTTCGAGAACCAAT tttatccaAATGGCATCCGGCTGACGTCAGCCATTCCAGGTGCAGACTTCAAAGTCCTGATCAATTTCAATGCTCCCAACATTCAGGACCGCAAGAGATTCATCAGCGACCTGCGAGAATCCATCGCTGAGGTCCAGGAAATGGAGAAGTACCGAATAGAGT CCGAGCTGGAGAAACAGAAAGGAGTGGTCCGGCCCAGTATGTCTCAGAGCATGTCTGGCCTGAAGAAAGAGACGGGGAACGGCAGCATGGGCCGCACTAGTCTGGACGACTCTTACGCCATGGGGGAAGGACTGAAGCGCAGTGCACTCAGCAGCTCATTACGGGACCTTTCTGAAGCAG
- the iqsec1a gene encoding IQ motif and Sec7 domain ArfGEF 1a isoform 2 (isoform 2 is encoded by transcript variant 2), with amino-acid sequence MVLLRAAAEEVCAAHVTSSQARRAAQFDCEHAQSAPAHRPADMAHRLSMIVEGTVESSEPGPSVDTSIGYGRGPVTHSSSLSPDQSEGSLYSHSIQSGPQRPQRPKLQHSQSILRKQAEEEAIKRSRSLSESYELSTDLQDKKVEMLERKYGGRFITRHAARTIQTAFRHYQMNKNFERLRSSMSENRMSRRILLSNMRMQFSFEAPEKVHSSFFEGRQMSLMEESSHIGAMVQPGEKVPVILEAPETQNDLTDTITELEDTFSKQVKSLAESIDDALNCRSLHKEEIQPEQTVCELQQKRELPQPDEHHRLDEICDVTLFIDEEELSPLVQPSSAESDQHTQSVSASQEYWSMDANMDTSARSTPSLDYQSPKLCVDLPVLTIEPPSDSSADASDRSEQGLVQTQNVPKQTTAAPRANPKHGLPARVPSLSGEEEPLRHRQVVSHLATNGSRQSKSESDFSDGDNDSINSNSNSIDTINSESSSSQQNLSKQTYHKDTRNSWDSPASSSDIMRKRQYRIGLNLFNKKPEKGIQYLTERGFIPDTPVGVAHFLLQRKGLSRQMIGEFLGNRQKQFNRDVLDCVVDELDFSGMELDEALRKFQAQIRVQGEAQKVERLIEAFSQRYCICNHDVVRQFRNPDTIFILAFAIILLNTDMYSPNVKIERKMKLEDFVKNLRGVDDGEDIPREMLVGIYERIQKKELKTNEDHVSQVQKVEKLIVGKKQMGSLHHGLGCVLSQAHRRLVCYCRLFEVPDPNRLQKLGQHQREIFLFNDLLVVTKIFQKKKNSVTYSFRQSFSLYGMQVMLFENQFYPNGIRLTSAIPGADFKVLINFNAPNIQDRKRFISDLRESIAEVQEMEKYRIESELEKQKGVVRPSMSQSMSGLKKETGNGSMGRTSLDDSYAMGEGLKRSALSSSLRDLSEAGLHL; translated from the exons TGTGGAAGGGACTGTTGAAAGCAGTGAGCCTGGCCCTTCCGTGGACACCAGCATAGGATATGGCCGTGGGCCGGTCACTCACAGTTCTTCCTTGAGTCCGGACCAGTCCGAAGGATCTTTGTACAGCCACAGCATCCAAAGCGGCCCGCAGCGCCCTCAACGGCCCAAACTACAACACTCTCAGTCCATCCTGCGCAAGCAAGCAGAAGAAGAGGCCATCAAGCGCTCTCGCTCCCTCTCTGAAAGCTATGAGCTATCTACAGACCTTCAGGACAAGAAG gtGGAAATGCTTGAGCGGAAATATGGAGGCCGTTTCATAACCCGCCATGCTGCGCGCACCATCCAGACAGCTTTCCGGCATTACCAGATGAACAAGAACTTTGAGCGCCTCAGGAGTTCGATGTCCGAGAACCGCATGTCCCGCAGGATCCTGTTGTCCAACATGAGGATGCAGTTTTCCTTCGAGGCACCTGAGAAGGTCCACAGCTCCTTCTTTGAGGGCAGACAGATGTCTCTCATGGAGGAGAGCAGCCATATAGGAGCAATGGTGCAACCTGGAGAGAAGGTTCCTGTTATCCTGGAGGCTCCAGAAACTCAAAATGACTTGACAGACACAATAACGGAGCTAGAGGACACTTTCTCAAAGCAGGTAAAGTCGCTGGCTGAGTCAATCGACGATGCACTGAACTGCCGCAGTCTACACAAAGAGGAGATCCAGCCTGAGCAGACGGTTTGTGAGCTGCAGCAGAAACGGGAGCTTCCTCAGCCTGATGAGCACCACAGGCTGGACGAGATCTGTGATGTGACTCTGTTCATCGATGAGGAGGAGCTCTCTCCTTTGGTACAGCCATCCAGCGCAGAATCTGATCAGCACACTCAGTCCGTCAGCGCCTCACAGGAGTATTGGTCCATGGATGCTAACATGGACACAAGTGCCAGGAGCACTCCATCCCTCGATTACCAGAGTCCAAAGCTTTGTGTGGACTTGCCCGTGCTGACAATCGAGCCTCCCAGCGACAGCTCGGCAGATGCGAGTGATCGTTCGGAGCAGGGTTTGGTCCAGACTCAAAACGTTCCCAAACAGACCACAGCAGCACCACGGGCCAATCCCAAACACGGACTCCCTGCCAGAGTTCCCTCTCTTTCTGGTGAGGAAGAGCCACTGAGACACCGGCAGGTGGTGAGTCATCTGGCCACCAATGGCAGCCGGCAGAGCAAGTCAGAATCTGACTTTTCCGATGGAGACAATGACAGCATCAACAGCAACTCGAACTCTATTGACACAATCAACTCTGAGTCCTCTTCCAGTCAGCAGAACCTCAGCAAACAGACCTACCACAAAGACACTCGCAACAGCTGGGACTCTCCGGCCTCCAGCAGCGACATCATGCGCAAGAGACAATACCGCATTGGTCTCAACCTCTTTAACAA AAAGCCAGAGAAGGGCATTCAGTACCTGACAGAGAGGGGCTTCATTCCCGACACGCCTGTGGGTGTGGCTCACTTCCTGCTCCAGCGGAAAGGCTTGAGTCGACAAATGATTGGGGAATTTCTCGGGAACAGACAGAAACAGTTCAACAGGGATGTTTTGGA ctGTGTGGTGGATGAGTTGGATTTCTCAGGGATGGAGCTGGATGAAGCTTTGCGGAAATTTCAGGCTCAAATCCGAGTTCAGGGGGAAGCACAGAAGGTGGAGCGTTTGATCGAGGCTTTCAG CCAGCGCTACTGCATCTGTAACCATGACGTGGTCCGCCAGTTCAGAAACCCCGACACCATCTTCATCTTGGCCTTCGCCATTATCCTTCTCAACACAGACATGTACAGCCCCAATGTCAAGATCGAACGCAAGATGAAGCTGGAGGACTTCGTCAAGAATCTACGag GGGTTGATGATGGAGAGGACATCCCACGGGAGATGCTGGTTGGCATTTATGAGAGGATCCAAAAGAAAGAGCTCAAAACCAATGAGGACCACGTGTCTCAGGTGCAGAAGGTGGAGAAACTCATTGTGGGCAAGAAGCAG ATGGGATCCCTTCACCATGGTCTTGGCTGT GTGCTGTCTCAGGCTCACCGCAGGCTCGTGTGCTACTGCAGACTGTTTGAGGTCCCAGATCCAAACAGGCTGCAAAAACTCGGGCAGCACCAGCGGGAAATCTTCCTGTTTAATGATCTTCTAGTG GTTACCAAGATCTTCCAAAAGAAGAAAAACTCAGTGACGTATAGTTTCCGGCAATCTTTCTCTCTGTACGGGATGCAAGTGATGCTCTTCGAGAACCAAT tttatccaAATGGCATCCGGCTGACGTCAGCCATTCCAGGTGCAGACTTCAAAGTCCTGATCAATTTCAATGCTCCCAACATTCAGGACCGCAAGAGATTCATCAGCGACCTGCGAGAATCCATCGCTGAGGTCCAGGAAATGGAGAAGTACCGAATAGAGT CCGAGCTGGAGAAACAGAAAGGAGTGGTCCGGCCCAGTATGTCTCAGAGCATGTCTGGCCTGAAGAAAGAGACGGGGAACGGCAGCATGGGCCGCACTAGTCTGGACGACTCTTACGCCATGGGGGAAGGACTGAAGCGCAGTGCACTCAGCAGCTCATTACGGGACCTTTCTGAAGCAG
- the iqsec1a gene encoding IQ motif and Sec7 domain ArfGEF 1a isoform X2 yields the protein MSRFKALCLDYWQFLCLQPNSALFKSVEGTVESSEPGPSVDTSIGYGRGPVTHSSSLSPDQSEGSLYSHSIQSGPQRPQRPKLQHSQSILRKQAEEEAIKRSRSLSESYELSTDLQDKKVEMLERKYGGRFITRHAARTIQTAFRHYQMNKNFERLRSSMSENRMSRRILLSNMRMQFSFEAPEKVHSSFFEGRQMSLMEESSHIGAMVQPGEKVPVILEAPETQNDLTDTITELEDTFSKQVKSLAESIDDALNCRSLHKEEIQPEQTVCELQQKRELPQPDEHHRLDEICDVTLFIDEEELSPLVQPSSAESDQHTQSVSASQEYWSMDANMDTSARSTPSLDYQSPKLCVDLPVLTIEPPSDSSADASDRSEQGLVQTQNVPKQTTAAPRANPKHGLPARVPSLSGEEEPLRHRQVVSHLATNGSRQSKSESDFSDGDNDSINSNSNSIDTINSESSSSQQNLSKQTYHKDTRNSWDSPASSSDIMRKRQYRIGLNLFNKKPEKGIQYLTERGFIPDTPVGVAHFLLQRKGLSRQMIGEFLGNRQKQFNRDVLDCVVDELDFSGMELDEALRKFQAQIRVQGEAQKVERLIEAFSQRYCICNHDVVRQFRNPDTIFILAFAIILLNTDMYSPNVKIERKMKLEDFVKNLRGVDDGEDIPREMLVGIYERIQKKELKTNEDHVSQVQKVEKLIVGKKQMGSLHHGLGCVLSQAHRRLVCYCRLFEVPDPNRLQKLGQHQREIFLFNDLLVVTKIFQKKKNSVTYSFRQSFSLYGMQVMLFENQFYPNGIRLTSAIPGADFKVLINFNAPNIQDRKRFISDLRESIAEVQEMEKYRIESELEKQKGVVRPSMSQSMSGLKKETGNGSMGRTSLDDSYAMGEGLKRSALSSSLRDLSEAGLHL from the exons TGTGGAAGGGACTGTTGAAAGCAGTGAGCCTGGCCCTTCCGTGGACACCAGCATAGGATATGGCCGTGGGCCGGTCACTCACAGTTCTTCCTTGAGTCCGGACCAGTCCGAAGGATCTTTGTACAGCCACAGCATCCAAAGCGGCCCGCAGCGCCCTCAACGGCCCAAACTACAACACTCTCAGTCCATCCTGCGCAAGCAAGCAGAAGAAGAGGCCATCAAGCGCTCTCGCTCCCTCTCTGAAAGCTATGAGCTATCTACAGACCTTCAGGACAAGAAG gtGGAAATGCTTGAGCGGAAATATGGAGGCCGTTTCATAACCCGCCATGCTGCGCGCACCATCCAGACAGCTTTCCGGCATTACCAGATGAACAAGAACTTTGAGCGCCTCAGGAGTTCGATGTCCGAGAACCGCATGTCCCGCAGGATCCTGTTGTCCAACATGAGGATGCAGTTTTCCTTCGAGGCACCTGAGAAGGTCCACAGCTCCTTCTTTGAGGGCAGACAGATGTCTCTCATGGAGGAGAGCAGCCATATAGGAGCAATGGTGCAACCTGGAGAGAAGGTTCCTGTTATCCTGGAGGCTCCAGAAACTCAAAATGACTTGACAGACACAATAACGGAGCTAGAGGACACTTTCTCAAAGCAGGTAAAGTCGCTGGCTGAGTCAATCGACGATGCACTGAACTGCCGCAGTCTACACAAAGAGGAGATCCAGCCTGAGCAGACGGTTTGTGAGCTGCAGCAGAAACGGGAGCTTCCTCAGCCTGATGAGCACCACAGGCTGGACGAGATCTGTGATGTGACTCTGTTCATCGATGAGGAGGAGCTCTCTCCTTTGGTACAGCCATCCAGCGCAGAATCTGATCAGCACACTCAGTCCGTCAGCGCCTCACAGGAGTATTGGTCCATGGATGCTAACATGGACACAAGTGCCAGGAGCACTCCATCCCTCGATTACCAGAGTCCAAAGCTTTGTGTGGACTTGCCCGTGCTGACAATCGAGCCTCCCAGCGACAGCTCGGCAGATGCGAGTGATCGTTCGGAGCAGGGTTTGGTCCAGACTCAAAACGTTCCCAAACAGACCACAGCAGCACCACGGGCCAATCCCAAACACGGACTCCCTGCCAGAGTTCCCTCTCTTTCTGGTGAGGAAGAGCCACTGAGACACCGGCAGGTGGTGAGTCATCTGGCCACCAATGGCAGCCGGCAGAGCAAGTCAGAATCTGACTTTTCCGATGGAGACAATGACAGCATCAACAGCAACTCGAACTCTATTGACACAATCAACTCTGAGTCCTCTTCCAGTCAGCAGAACCTCAGCAAACAGACCTACCACAAAGACACTCGCAACAGCTGGGACTCTCCGGCCTCCAGCAGCGACATCATGCGCAAGAGACAATACCGCATTGGTCTCAACCTCTTTAACAA AAAGCCAGAGAAGGGCATTCAGTACCTGACAGAGAGGGGCTTCATTCCCGACACGCCTGTGGGTGTGGCTCACTTCCTGCTCCAGCGGAAAGGCTTGAGTCGACAAATGATTGGGGAATTTCTCGGGAACAGACAGAAACAGTTCAACAGGGATGTTTTGGA ctGTGTGGTGGATGAGTTGGATTTCTCAGGGATGGAGCTGGATGAAGCTTTGCGGAAATTTCAGGCTCAAATCCGAGTTCAGGGGGAAGCACAGAAGGTGGAGCGTTTGATCGAGGCTTTCAG CCAGCGCTACTGCATCTGTAACCATGACGTGGTCCGCCAGTTCAGAAACCCCGACACCATCTTCATCTTGGCCTTCGCCATTATCCTTCTCAACACAGACATGTACAGCCCCAATGTCAAGATCGAACGCAAGATGAAGCTGGAGGACTTCGTCAAGAATCTACGag GGGTTGATGATGGAGAGGACATCCCACGGGAGATGCTGGTTGGCATTTATGAGAGGATCCAAAAGAAAGAGCTCAAAACCAATGAGGACCACGTGTCTCAGGTGCAGAAGGTGGAGAAACTCATTGTGGGCAAGAAGCAG ATGGGATCCCTTCACCATGGTCTTGGCTGT GTGCTGTCTCAGGCTCACCGCAGGCTCGTGTGCTACTGCAGACTGTTTGAGGTCCCAGATCCAAACAGGCTGCAAAAACTCGGGCAGCACCAGCGGGAAATCTTCCTGTTTAATGATCTTCTAGTG GTTACCAAGATCTTCCAAAAGAAGAAAAACTCAGTGACGTATAGTTTCCGGCAATCTTTCTCTCTGTACGGGATGCAAGTGATGCTCTTCGAGAACCAAT tttatccaAATGGCATCCGGCTGACGTCAGCCATTCCAGGTGCAGACTTCAAAGTCCTGATCAATTTCAATGCTCCCAACATTCAGGACCGCAAGAGATTCATCAGCGACCTGCGAGAATCCATCGCTGAGGTCCAGGAAATGGAGAAGTACCGAATAGAGT CCGAGCTGGAGAAACAGAAAGGAGTGGTCCGGCCCAGTATGTCTCAGAGCATGTCTGGCCTGAAGAAAGAGACGGGGAACGGCAGCATGGGCCGCACTAGTCTGGACGACTCTTACGCCATGGGGGAAGGACTGAAGCGCAGTGCACTCAGCAGCTCATTACGGGACCTTTCTGAAGCAG